In Silene latifolia isolate original U9 population chromosome 6, ASM4854445v1, whole genome shotgun sequence, the genomic window attatatttattaatatattactattttattttttatattacttattagattattattatattatattgatattttattaataataataataaggaataatattattataacatttattattattattattatttttatttttattttcattttcattttcattttcattattattattattattattattattattattatctttttagttttatttgattgattgattcggatcgattgattgattcaattacattgattgattgattcgattctccgttaagttgattgattgattgatacaATTTGATCAAAAAAAAAATGCGCTAACTCTTACATTAAAAACATAATGACAACGAATTTCACCCACACAAACTCAaactgaataatccgtttaacgATCTAAAATTGATTACTCATTCACCCCGAATACGAAGGGACAAAATCCAAATATAAAGGTGGTCGATACTTGCTTGCTGGGTTGGTCGGCTCACACATTTTCACCCCCTCCCTCTCATCAGAAATTGGATTTTGTTGGAACCCTAGTAATCTGAATTCAGTTTCGAAACTTCGATTTTGATCATGGCGTTTGCTTCTCGATTTCTCTCCAAATCCAAACAGGTATCTCTCCATTTGATCTACTTTTTCTCTCGATCTACTCATTCACAATGCGATTTTTATTATATGAGAAGCATCTCGAGCAATGTGGTGTAGTTTTGATCTGTTAACATCCCTTGTGCTTTTAATTAGCTCGTTATTGATATATGTTACATCATTGTGATAGATTTATTACTTTTAGAAATTCAGTTATATTATTGTATAAAGATTCGTGTTTTAGTGAACATTGAATTTACATTTTCGCGAGATTGGGTCGTATTTTGTGATTCAAGAAATTATAGTTTGAGTTATTGCTATTCAGCTACAAGACTGTTTCTACATTTCGGCCATAGCACAACAATGTAATGGTCTTTCATGTTACCACAACCGCGACATTAGGTTGTATTTCGCTAGTGGGTCTGAAAATGTGTGAAACGATGCAGAGTCAGCTTCCTCTTTCTGCTGTATAGAATCAGTTATAACTAACTCAATAGTTTGTTATTAGTTTGTTAGAGAGGTTTGCCATCATTCATCATAAGTCATCAATGTCTCAAAATGTGTTGAAAGGTTGATGTTTGAGATGCTAATTTGTCTGCTTTCTGGCATGATATTAAATTAGGCTGGTGGATAGGAAGATTTGAATAGGATTATTTTCGTGTGAGTTTAAGTACTAGTGTTGTTTGCTGAGTCTTCTCATATTGTGTGAAATAGTGCTAGTAGAACCTCATGTTTGTTCCGCTTATGAATTTACCTATTGGTGGTTGCAGCTATGCAATGCTCAGATTGTATTACCAAAGGACCGTGTGATTGCTGTTCGCTATTTTGCTGCTCCTCCTGCTCCCCCTGCTCCCAAAGGGCTCAAGGGAGATGGTGAGTGGCTTGTTATATATTTTGTCATAACGTGACATTGGAGAATGAAAAGAAATTGAAATTGTGTTTAAATGGAGTGCAATGAGACACACCGATTGAACAACTGCGGAGCATTATATGGTCTCCATTGTGAATTTTCTTTATTCTTTCTCCTCACCTCTTCCACTCCGCCTTTCTTTAGAATGCTGAATATATAAGAGTGCACGAACCGTTATGAAAAGCTGGTTTCTTTCTGTGGTCGGGGAGCGTCAATGACTTATTTGTGCATCATGTCTGATCCAACCACAGCAGTTATGTTACTGGATAAACTTAGCGAACCGTGTGTTAAGTGCACTCTTTCATGTACTCTCTGTCGGTTTAGGGTGCCCATAATCAGTTCGTGCGTATGcatatgtgtgtgtgtgtcttAAGCCATTATACGTGCTATGAAACAAAAGTACAGCCGTTGCATCTATTTCAGTTGCTTATATTGATGACATAGTAATATGCCTTATTGATCTTACCTTTTAATTGTCTCTGTGACATCGGCATGGCTCAAAAGAGATGTTGAAGGGCATTTTTCTGGATGTCAAGAAGAAGTTTGATGCTGCCATTAGTGTTTTCCGTCAGGAAAAGATCACCATCGACCCTGATGACCCTGCTGCTGTACAACGCTATGCTGATGTCTTGAAGATGGCACGAGAGAAGTATGTCTTAGCCCCCGCCCCCTCCCTCACATTATCTTAGATTACCATGTACTCCTACCTATACTTCGAACTTCCCCATTTTTCAAAATTACATTTTGAAAAACGGGGGTAATTCTAAAGAGTTAGAGAGTGTATAATTCATATTCCTGTGTTCCCAACTTGTTTATTTTTCTTGTTGATTTTTATGCCTAGTTTTGTACTCTCTGCTTAAATATAATGGGAGATCATGCAATGAGACTTATGAGAGTCATCCGAGGGTTGAAAAGGGTTCTTATTTTActtatttttccctttttttaAACCATACCGGGTAATTATGTTTTTTGATATTCTGATAGCAGTATAGCAGACTGTCGTGCTCACTTTGATTGTTCTCTTCAGATAACATGTTGTCTTTTTGTTTCGAACTTGAAAGATAGAAAAATGTTTTGATTATCATACTTTAGTTAAGCTTCTTATTCATTATGATTTTCCTTCATAAATCATAATAGGTTTAGTACTTAGATAATATTGATAGTTTTTTTTCCTTATATTATGTTGTACTTTTCCTTTTCTATATTTTCGCTTTTTGTGTGTGCGACCACCCATGcatggttctaaaggatgattcatgtcagccgaccccaatcattttgggattaaggctctgatgttgttgtatgTTGTTTATGATGCAGGGCTGGGCTCATGAGCGAGTCCCAAAAAATTAAACGTACAATTGAAACCCAAACACAGGGTATTCCCGATGTTCGCGCTTATCTTTTGAAGTTGCAGGAGATCAGGATCAAGTGAGTTTGCTTTTATGAAGTTTCGACTTGTCTGTTTAATAACCAACTTCCCTTATGTCCCTAATCAAAACCATAATAATACCGTGTGCCTCTAAAAAATGTCTATAAGGGGCAAGGGGCAGAATGGCGATGTACGTTGCCTCAACACTATGCCAGATTCGTTTTTAGATGATCCATTATGAAAATTGGCTAAATTGCATCAAGAATGATATCAAACACCTTCCCCAACAGAGTTGTCGCGTTTTCTTAGGTTCCATTATTGCTATACTGGTTGTGCCCTAATATAATTATCCGGCGGTAGTCTTGTAGGTGATTCTTATTTGCTTGATAATATTGTGCAGTAAGGGCCTACCTGATGACATCGGCATAGAGGCGATGATGTTTGAAGCCTTGGAAAAAGTTGAAAAGGAAATTAAAAAACCTCTCATGAGAGATGATAAAGAAGGAATGGCTCGTTTAACGGCTGAGTACGATAAGGGTAACAAGAGGTAAGGTGCTTTCTTCATCATCTGCAACCTTTTACTAGGTATAATTCATATGTTAGGATTGAACTTCTTTTAGGTGCTATTCCAAAATTCCTTCATTCTTATATTATCATAAGATAGTTTGGGGCTGAATAGActcctccctccctccctctctcTATGATGTCTTTAATCTCTTTGCCAAAACACGTCATAACAGTCCACAATATTAGAACAAGTAGTGATGTCAGCATATTGACAATTATTGGAGCAGTTTTCCATATCATTTTTGAGTTTCTGGTCCTTTACTAACGTGATTTACTGGAAATGAGAATATAGCAAATCAACTCTTTCTTCATATAAAGCAATGTGGAAATTAAGGAATTAGCATTAATTGGTACTCCCTCCCATTCTAAATGTTCTTCTCGTTTCATATGGGCACGATTCTTGGTCCTTGTTTGGATGAAGGGAtctggagggaaagggaggggaggtgGAGGAAGGGATACAAAATATCTTGTTTGGATAACAATAGGggtaggagggaaatggagggggagggatttggagggatccattttccctcctccaagcctaatcaaaatcctTCCACCCTAGggaagatttggagggaaaactccACTTCCCCATTCCCCCTCccttccctttccctccacttttgatATCCAAACACATCTTTAGATATttgaaatcccttgtttggatagtaaATAATAAAGGTAGAAAGAAATGGAGGGGGAGGGATCCATTTTACCTCctccaaggcaaatcaaaatctctccacaataggggaaagatttggaggaaaattgtatccaaacatccACCCCCCATTCCACCtcccttccccctcccctccctttccctccacttttgctatccaaacacacccttaaggaatacttcctccgttccattgATTTCTTTACGTTTGCTTTTTCGGCACTATTCATTAATAAGGAAAATCTTCAATACAACTTCTTAAATTGTCTCACCGAGTGCAttatgaatatcaaatttttataatttttagtaaCATGTAACTAAATatatgaacaaaagaaaatgTGCATTGATATGTGTTTAAAGCAAACGTAAAGAATTaaatggaacggaggaagtattaTATAAAAATCACTAAACATGAACTTGAGAAATAGATAAAACAAAACATGATTTGATTAATGAGATTATCCCACCAAAGCCATCACATGAGCATGCATCTCCACCATCAGCCGTTACCGCCGCCAAAACACCGCTCACCACCGCCGGGCTCAACAAAACCACTGGAGTACCGCTCACCAACACCAGATCACTTACGCCACCCTGGAGCATCAGTTACGATACATAGGAGGCCTGATAATATGTTATAGAGGTTAGTTTTTGATGGTTGTAGATATGGCAAATAGGAAATTGAAGGGAGATGGCCAAGGAGTGGTCAAATGAGGGCGCGGTGGGGACAAGTATCATGGTCGAAGGACGGATAATATGTTAGAGGTTAGTTTTTGATGATTGTAGATCTGGGCAAATAGGAGATTGAAGGGAGATCTGGGCAAGGAGTGGTCAAATGAGGGCGCGGTAAGGACAAGTAGTATCGTGGTCGAAGGACGGTCGTCGATAGAAGGTAGTGAAGGAGGTTCGTGGTTGTCCATGGATATGCTCGTCTGGTGTAGGTGGTCGGAGATGGTATGGTGGCCGACTGCTCATAGTAGTGGTGGTCGGTTAGTCAAGATATATGTCAGTTGGTGGAAGGGGGTTGAGTCGGGGGTAAGGTGGGTGGTGATCGGTGGCTTGGGTGGTCGGAGGTAAGGTGGGCTGTGGTTGTTTATTGGCGGTAAGAAGGTGGCTGGTGGGAGGGATTAATGAATTACCTTAGGTTTAGTATTGGTAATTTTTATAAGTTTGCAACGATTAGAAGGATAATTTTGTAATTTTATAATCAAGAGCACACCATATGAGGAATGAAAAGCAGTGGGAAGAACAAATAGCGTTTCCAAATATAGAAACTGTGAAGAACATATAAAATGGGCGGGCCTCGGGAGTATGTCTTTATGGCTTTTACTAGTTTGTGCTCTGCATCTGTTATGGATACCAGTAATCAGTTGTCAGTACTATTTTATCTCTTAATTTTTGCAAGATCCCTTATCGACACTTACTTTCTTCGGTTATCCTAAGATTCTTGTTAATTCTTCTTCATGATCAATATTATTGGATCAAACAGGCTTGGAATTAGCAGAAAGGATTTGCCCAAATATGAGGAGAAACTGGAGCTTGCAATCGCAAAAGGTCAGCTGATAGGCTTGAAGAAGGATTGCGTTGATGCCATGGAAGCTCAAAAGAAGAAGTATGTCTGCTGTGTTCCTTTGATACATGACATGCCTTCTGTAATTCTGTTATACTTCATAGTAGCCTGCATAGTTATTTCTAGATCTCTTCACTCCAGTTTTATTGCTCCGGCTCAGATAAAGTTTCAGATAGCCATTTTTAGGTTGCCCTAAAATATTCTGACCACAGATTGTTTTTTGCACAAGTATTCTATGAAGTATAACATGTTTTGACTGACTATGCCACGCATGTTAGTCTCTGTATCTGATACAAGGAGCTCCGCGCTGACATTGTCTCTACCTGATTACATTATATTAGTGCTGTGAATGATATGTTTCATCCATCTAAAAAGCCCTGTCTCTGACTTTTTCCCCTCTATTATACAGGGAGGAATTCAAGGATGAGGAAATGCCAGACGTCAAGTCGCTGGATGTCAGAAACTTTTTGTGAGATTTGAGCTTCATGTTAGATGGGTCGTCGAAGAGAACTCGAGAGTTGCCTGATGCCTTTACTTTGTATTGCTTGCAATCTGGCACTGCGGAAAATATTTTCCAGTCTCCCATTTTGCTTGAAATAAAAAATTAGAATTTGAATGGATGATAACGAAAAAAGTGctttttgtcatgtaatttttgCTACTTATAATGATCACAATGGCATTTGATGTCTGTCTTGTTTGTGAAAAGGAATGAATGCGTATAATTTTTACCATATGGCTTGTACGTTGGAGAGATCTATATTTTTAGTTTGTCATGTACGTTGCAGAAATCAATTACTCCGTACTAATCATCAATATTGTGCAGCAAACTAACCAATGTAGATCCAAAAAACGTATTTTGTTATTTCTTCAAGTGTATATCACACTATAAAGGGATGAGTGCTCTTGAGGTAGTGGGCGTGGCCTTGAACCTTTTACCTATTTTAATTACACAGTGGAATTTTATGTATCACGGTAAACTTCTACCCCCTCCATCTGATTTAATTCTATATATTCGATTCGATTAAAATACATCTCATATAATCCACAAATCAATcaatatcaatatatatatatatatatatatatatatatatatacagcgGGGATCCGGTGAGTCCGGGGTTTTAAATGAGTCCGTCCTACCAATTAGGACCGTAGGATCTCAATAAATCAACGTCCATGATTTAcccaaaattgaaacaaaaaacaCGCGGAAGTCAAAAACATTAATTCTTCCTCATTTTatactctctctttctctttctccccAACTCCACATCTTCATCCCAATTTCAAACAAAAATCAGGAAAAAAATGGCGAAGGCAGGCGTAAATTGGTGCATTTATGGTCAATAAACATAGAAGAAGATCAATCATGTATATTTATTATTCTTTCTTTGAACTTTGTGATGAATCATATGGATTCAATTCTCGCAATTATTGTATATCGATGTACCgcaaaattcttttttttttttatttcttttgtgaaGATAAGGAATTGAGGTTATGCTAGTgttaattattgttcttattgaATTTTAGTTGGTGATATCTTTGAAGATTTATCTGATTATATTTTAGTTAAATTTATGACTCTAATCTGACATCTTGACTCATAAAATTAGGCTTTTATTGTCTAGATATGTCGCATCGCTAATAACGCTTTACCACTTGGTGAGATTTTGTTGATGCTGAAAGGAGCCTTTTGTGACTGCTTGAATGTTGAGATGAACAAGATACCCTGTTATGTTTTTGCGATAAGCTGAATTAGTAATAAGGCATTCTGGAGAGAGTTGTCTGGTACATGTTTATACTTATTGTAACACatgtttgtagttattgtaaCAAATGTTTATTGTTATTGTAACACATTTGTCTATTGTCTCCGACTCTCTGTATGTTGTTATTATAACACATTTATCTTTTGGCTCCATATTCTACAAGAATACCGTCATTGTAAAACATAGTTGTTTATTATTGTAACACAAATTTGCTTTTATTATAACATATATTTTACTTCTATTGTTATTGTAAGTGGTGCTGGTAACACAATTTTTTTATATTGAAACACAAATTACCTATTAGTGTAACACTTATTTGTGGTTATTGTAACAAGATTATCTTTGTCGACTATTATCATATGAGTATTGTCATTCTAAGTTTGTATCACATAACTGTTGTATTGTAATGCTCGAAATTGTTATTGTAACACATACGAAGTATATCTTTGTCCCTTTATATATTTTAGGACATGGGGATACGACTCATATGATAAGTATTCGAATGAAGCTTGTATATTGATTCACTTTATAAGTATCTATGTTATAATATTTTTAAAACCATctagctcaaatggtagagcattgtgcaatgcacaagatgtgggttcgactcccacatTGGTTATTAAATGCTAATGTTACTTTAAAGAATAACTAGTGTTACTCTAAAGGTAAACTCTTTTGTTAATCGGGAACTACTAGTGTTTTGTGTCCCGTCTAGTTGAAGCCAATTCGATAAGCCATGCATTTGAGCTTACAATAGACTAGAACTAGTAATCCTACATTGAAAAGCCCTGAACTGTTGTCACACACATGCTTACCTCTAAACCTCTGTTAGCTTAATGTTAGGATATTGGCTCATGAACGTTAGAATTGCATCCTCGAGCCTGATCATGGCCTAGTTGTCCTTTTGTACGCCCGAGTACAAATACGACGAATTCATCATCAATGATGCTGCATTGCTCCTGTTATGAGATGTTCTGAACTAACGACCTACCTTAGGTGAGACCGTCCTACCTTTATGAGCCGTTAGACAAACAAAGATGGATATTGCGGTAAATGATAATTATGTTAATGCCTTGTCCGAAATCTTGATGAATTCAAATATGACCCAAAGTCTGATTTGATTTGACGTTAGTATTACCGGATCCTAATGGACCTTATCTAGTTATCTCTAAATGACTATTTCATAATACCTGCGAAACATACATGAACCGACACCGACCCAAACGACAGTTTGTTAGTTAGAGTTACTGTATAGAAAATGTAAATTATGATAATTTCTAAAATTGCAacctaggaccaaaactaactgTACTGTATTTGATTTGGAATCACATGGTGCAGTCACATTAGATGCCCAACAGGCATCAGTGCGGTTGACAGTTGGAGAAAACAGAGCGGAGAAGGCTGcagagaagaatgaattaattcgTTCGTCTatgtgggactcgaacccacaccttgcgcaatagcacaacgctctaccatttgagctaatagacgACAAAGTGGCAAAATCCAAATAACATTAGATATGAATCAACTATACTAGTAGGCTTCAATCATACACATATTTTCATATTACAAAGAATCTTTATTCACATGGCAATTTATTGCTATCAATCTTCATATGACATTGCTCCGAGAGTCCTAGTCATTATAGATATGATTGTCATGAGCTATCTTACATTAATCTGATCTACTAGCAACGCGACTATAACAAAAAAAGCACATTTTCTTACTATGACATGCGAAACACAAGAATGACAAGCACAACACCATAAACAACGATCCACAAACTACTATATTTTTTACGTccatatgttcatgtgcaagtgtgGTCTGGATTTTATCCTATGCTTACTTGAAAAAATTCTCAACATTATCCATGATTCAAGTTTCAACCCTACTAGTGTGAGATGTCGATATGCCTGGCTCATTCTTGGTTGACGCCATGATGAGAGGCGAACACAAGCGTGAGAAAGTACCATGCTAACCATTTCATCCACGTTATAATTATGTTGTAATCATGGATCAACCGATTGCATCAAATTTTCTATCAAAGCAATGGCTTATGCCAGGAGAGGATGAGCCTATATGTAGTAACATCAAATGAAAAGGGTCTCAATAATAATATCATAGGCCTAAAATACATGCAATTTTTGAGGCATTATTGTTGAATTTGAAGTACTAACCCAATTTACTAAACTTCCATTTATAAGCGGTCCAAAGTTCCGATGGACAAAGAACCGTATTAAGTTCAAGAAGCACGACACCGTATGAATATATATAATCTGATTTATACCACTAAAATAAAAAACCTACACCACTATATAATTAGAATAATACGATTTACAAGACAATAACACAACTATACCACTACAATAATGAGAACTACACCTTTGTTCTATTATCACAAATTTGTTGTAGagataatttaatcaattaagtcTACCTTTGGAATAACATTAGTAAACCATTATAATAACACTCTTATACCATTAGAGTAACACAATTATGCTCTTGTTCCATTCATCACAATTGTTCAAGAGAAACATAGTTAATTAACTATACTATTAGAATAACACaattaaacaattaaaataacACACTTGTACAAATAGAGTAAATGTGAATTAAACATAGTTAATTAACTATACTATTAGACGAATCGTAACATGATTACACTTTAAATGTAACAAGGTTGGACCGTCACCAAACACGACTACATCGTTATAATAACACAAACTATACTATTACAATAACACACTTATCTTTATTACAATAACATTATTTATACTATTACAATAACACAACTATACGTCTATACCTTACACCATTAAAAATGTGAGCTATACAATTATATATGACCATTGTATCATTATCAAAGATTTTATACCAATGAAACTACGATTATACTACTAAAATAATAGATATATCTAAGACGTCTCAACTTATCTGAAAATTTGTTTCACTTGCTCTATCAAGATAGAAATTTTGTATCGGGACTTGGAATGATATGTAGATCTCATATCCTGAATCAAACAATTGACAAAATCATGTTAAGAACAACTACAAGATTCAGAACAATGAGCTTAACAAGGACATCTAAACAAATATAATTTAAACATTGATCGAGAGTGAATCTAATCATACACGaatttaaaatgaaaaataaCAGTAAACATCATCATTTATTTAAATATTCGATAAATATGCCTTCGAAAATCATTATTTGGAAAAGCTCGCACACAATACTCACGAAATCAAAAGCAAGATCAAGTTAGGGTTTGAACAATTGCTAATTGAAATGAAAACTAGAAGGACAAATAAAAGATTTCCAACCGACTTATGAGAAAACTTACCATAACTATCAAATAAACGAAGATTTGTTAGTTGAGACTTGAGAATAAATCAGACGGACAAAATTGAAATGTTGAGCAAagttgataatgatgatgattgaGAAGTGCATCACTTGAATAACAATTACCTTAATAAGTTATGCTCAATCTCTGCCATTGATTCGAGCAGGTCCGACGGAATTGTTCGATTGTTTCGATTTGAGAGATTCAAGTTAGGGtttgataggagagagaaaaaGCAGAGAGGGAGAAAGTTGAAATAATGTGAATTGAATGGGAATGAAGACGACTGAATGAAGAGGAAAAAGAAAGAGCTTTTATATGCTATTAGAATATTACAAATCTACCCTTAATAACGCGCATCAAATCTTAGCCATTGATAGATTCGAGATCTGACTACTTAGATTGGTAGGACTGATTTCACCCTAAGTATTAGACTCAATAGATCctaactctatatatatatatatatatatatatatatatatatatagagattggatcttgtgagtttggtttcttatggtgagttgtgagtttgtgctttgatgaaatctcaaccactagattatattagagatgaatggtcaagatctaatcttacatgtcatataaaaccactatcatttacttattttctctttttactagtgctactctttttttttttactttaatttttttatctccttttttttacctcgtgttattatgctttgtTTTTACaactttgaattttttttttctcttatgttttttctctaattttctcattatgttacctttttttctttttccttttgtaCCAGATtgtttttttacttgaaattttttttactcttatttttttttgtctcgtgttattatgctttttttttttacaactttgattttttcctcttatgtttttctctagttttctcattatgttacctttttttttttctttttgtaccagatttttttttacttgaaatttttttaccCTTATTTTTTTACCtagtgttattatgcttttttttactttgatttttttttctctttttttttaccaaatgttattgtgctgttattgttattccgctgttattgtgatgttattctgctgtcactttgactttttttacgactttgattttttttttaccacgtgttattgtctttgttattctctttgttattctctaacattattgtgatgttattccggtgtcactttgattttttactattttgattttttttactactttgattttttactcttatttttaccgcatgttattgtctttgttattcagtgttattgtgatgttattagttgccactttgatttttttttacgactttgatttgtttttcctttttttttattccgtgttattgtgctgttattctaccattattctgttgttattcagGTGTCACTTcgattttttactactttgattttttttactactttgattttttactctttttttactgcatgttattgtgctgttattctggtgttattgtgatgttattccggtgccactttgttttttttacgactttgatttttttttttttaccacgtgttattgtgcttttattctattgttattctgctgttattgtgatgttattcctgtgtcactttgatttttttttctactttgattttttttactctttttttaccacatgttattgtgctgttattctggtgtattgtgattctgctattattgttgtgttattgttatttttttttaaaaaaatctcattttgttattttttttctttACGCGTTGTTACTccagtgttattgtgctgttattctgctattattgtagtattattgttattttttttaaaaaaaaatctcatTTTGTTACTTTTTTTCTTCTTTACGTGTTGTACTTTTTTTTACGTGTTGATGATTGTAAAAGTGAGTCACCGTATCAATGCACTTTAATTATACAAAAATGCTGAGCTTTCTGAAGTTATTCACATCAAGTACTTGATAAAAACCCACTAAATTAGCAGCAATTGATTGATACAAAATGAAAGGCTAAAGCATAAGGAGTAGACTCGAGTGAAATGGGAATGTCATACTTTTCAAGACAATATCTAAATTTCTGTCACACAAAGCAACTTCATCGGCAATGATGCGAATCCATTGAGACTGCAGTACATAGACACGTTTC contains:
- the LOC141586857 gene encoding putative ATP synthase 24 kDa subunit, mitochondrial, which gives rise to MAFASRFLSKSKQLCNAQIVLPKDRVIAVRYFAAPPAPPAPKGLKGDEMLKGIFLDVKKKFDAAISVFRQEKITIDPDDPAAVQRYADVLKMAREKAGLMSESQKIKRTIETQTQGIPDVRAYLLKLQEIRINKGLPDDIGIEAMMFEALEKVEKEIKKPLMRDDKEGMARLTAEYDKGNKRLGISRKDLPKYEEKLELAIAKGQLIGLKKDCVDAMEAQKKKEEFKDEEMPDVKSLDVRNFL